The stretch of DNA GCGGTTGCGCGTTACTACGCGGGCAATATTAATGCTGAGCTCATAGAGCAGCACAATGGGGATGGTAACAATGATCTGGGAAGTAACCTCGGGGGGCGTGATGATGGCCGCAATAACCAGCACTACCACAATGGCGTGCTTGCGGTACACCTGCATGATTTCGGGGGTAATCAGGCCCGCTTTCGCCAGGAAGAACACAATCATGGGCAGCTCAAATACGAATGCGCAAGCCACCGACATGGTAGTGAGCGTGCTCAGGTAGCTCTGCATGTCAATCTGGTTCTCAATGGTGGGGTCAACCACGTAGCCGGCCAGGAACTGAATGCTCATGGGAGCAGCAATGTAGTACCCGAACAACAGGCCCATTGCAAACAGCAACGACACGAAGAACACCGCTCCCTGGGAGTTTTGGCGCTCATGTGGGTACAGGCCCGGCTTAATGAAGCGCCACAGCTCCCAGAACAAATACGGAAAGCCTAGCACCAGCCCCACGATAAAGCTCGTGCTGATGTGCATGGTCAGCTGCCCGCTCATCTCGCGGTTCTGAATCACGAAGCCGATTTTATCAATGCACACGTTAGGCGCACCCAGCCAGGCGGCAAACTTGCACGACATCCGGTAGGTCCAGAAGTCGGGGCGCGAGGGACCCAGGATGAGGTCGTGAAACAGGAACTCCTTGGAAAAGAAGGCAGCAGTGGCAAACGCCACCACCGCAATGGCCGCACGGATGATATGCCACCGCAGAGCTTCCAGGTGGTCTATGAAAGACATTTCGTGCTGGTCGCCCCGCACAGGTTGTTCGGTATTCAAGGGGGAAGTAGCCAAAAGGTGAGGTAGAGAAATGGTGGGTCGGCAGGCAAATACAGCACCCAGCGAAAGACAAACGAAATTTAACCCAAACAGGATGCTACCAGCCTACAATCGATGGATTTTGCTTGGGCGCCGGCTCACCAGTTCACCTTACGCGAAGAGGGGGTACTGCTGCATCCACTCCTGCACTTGCCCCCGCACCTGACTGATGCGGGCGTCGTCGGCGTTGTGGGTCAGCACCTCGTCAATGAAGTCTACGATGCGCACCATATCGGGCTCACGCAGGCCGCGCGTGGTTACGGCGGCCGAGCCAATACGCATGCCGCTGGTCACGAAGGGCGACTTATCATCGAAGGGCACCATGTTTTTGTTGATGGTGATGTCGGCCTTGATGAGGGTATTCTCGGCGAGCTTACCCGTGAGGCCTTTACTGCGCAGGTCAATCAGCATCAGGTGGTTATCAGTACCGCCAGAAATGATCTGGTAGCCGCGCTCCACAAAAGCACCAGCCAGCGCCTGGGCATTCTTAATTACCTGGTGGGTGTACTCGGTGTAGGCGTCGCTGAGGGCTTCGCCGAAGGCTACGGCCTTGGCCCCAATTACGTGCTCCAGGGGGCCGCCCTGGGTACCGGGGAATACGGCACCATCGAGCAGGCTGCTCATCATCCGGATTTCGCCCTTGGGGGTTTTGATGCCGAAGGGGTTCTCGAAGTCCTTACCCAACAGAATGAGGCCGCCGCGGGGGCCGCGCAAGGTTTTGTGGGTGGTGGTGGTTACAATGTGGCAGTGGTCGAAGGGGTTGTTCAGCAAGCCTTTGGCAATGAGGCCGGAGGGGTGCGAAATATCGGCCAGCAGCAGGGCACCTACCTCGTCGGCGGCTTCGCGCAGGGCTTTGTAGTCCCAGTCGCGGGAGTAAGCTGAGGCGCCGCAGATGATGAGTTTAGGCTGCTCACGACGGGCGGTTTCCTTTACCTTCTCCCAGTCGATGAGGCCGGTTTCGGGCTCTACGCCGTAGAACGAGGGCTTATAGAGCTTGCCCGAGAAGTTTACCGGCGAGCCGTGGGTGAGGTGACCACCGTGGCTCAAGTCAAAGCCGAGGATTTTGTCGCCGGGGTTGAGCACGGCCAGCATCACGGCCGCGTTAGCCTGGGCCCCGGAGTGCGGCTGCACGTTTACCCACTCAACGCCAAACAACTCCTTGGCGCGATCAATGGCCAGCTGCTCAATCTGATCAACTATTTCGCAGCCACCGTAGTAGCGCTTGCCGGGCAGGCCCTCGGCGTATTTGTTGGTGAGAATGGAGCCCTGGGCCCGCATTACTTGCTCCGAAACGTAGTTTTCAGAAGCAATGAGTTCAATACCGTGGGTTTGCCGCTCTTTTTCCTTTTGAATGAGGTCGAAGATGGCCGTGTCTTGGGCGAGGGTGGTGGCTTGCGTTTCCATGGCTTCAAAGGTAGCGGATCAACGGTGAAATTGTGAGATGGCAAAATTGTGCGTTGCCGTTCTCACGACGCTATCCATTTTAGTACGGAGCGAGTTACAAAATTTGGTTATGTGGCCTAGCATCAACCGGTTGGCGGCGTGTGCAATAAGTGTCAGGCCCAGAATGCGCAGTAGGCCAGGTAAGCTTGGGCGCCGCGCCGCGCATGTGAAGTAACCTGCTCCTCAATGAGGATTAAGTGATTCTAAGCTGCTCGTACCCCGCCACGTCACCAAACCAGAAATTTTATTTCTCGAAAAAGGCCAGATATATTTCAATTATCCTATTGCTGCTACGCCGCCTCTTGCGGTAGCAGCCTAGCCCCGGCGCCGCTCCTGGGCCCCCCCTTTCCCCTTCTGACCTCGCTGCCCTTCAGCTTGCTTACACATACGGGTTACACCTGCTTCCGCCGCAGCAGTAGTGGCCTAGTGTGCACTGTCCAATCCATTCCCACCACAACCAATTCATCGTATGAAAAAGCGTACTCTACTTGCCTTGCTGACCTTGCTTGTCGGCGTGCTCAGCCCCCTGGTCACCTGGGCCCAAGGCAGCATTCCGTTTACTATTGCCAACAACTCGCCTTACGCCGATAACACGCTGTACGTAGCCATTGTAGGCATTGACCCAGCCGGTAACCACGTCTGGATTAACGCGCAGAACGGACAGGTACTGCCCATGTCGTCGTCGTACAATACGGCACTGGGGCCTACATATAATGGCAACACTGGCCCCGGCGGCAACTCGCGCTATGCGGCCTGCTTCACGCGCCTCAGCGACATCCCGAACAAGACGTTTACGCTGCCTTACATTGCGGGCTGCCGGGTTTTCATCTCGCAGGGCCAGCAGCTGTATCTGTATTTCTTTGGAGCCTCGGGGGCACCTTCGGGCTACGCCGCACCCAACCCTCAAAACCCGAACGACCCTAACAGGGACATTAAATATGAGTTTATTGAACTGACCAACAACGCTTCCGGCTTCTTCGGCAACACCACCCGCGTTGATGCGTTCCGCTACCCCATGGGCTTAGAGCTATTTGGCAGCGGCTACCAGAAACGCACCGGCGAGCTGAAAACTGCCGCCGATATTGTGGCCGCCTACAAGGCTAACGTGCCCACTGAGTTCCAGGGCAACGTTAACAACACAACAGGTGAAATTACCTTTCCCTCCAAAACCGCGGCCTTCCAGGATGGCTCAAACGGCACCGTAGCCGGCCCTTATGGGCAGTACTTCAAAAGCTACATTGATGCCATCTGGAACAAGTATAAGAGCACTGACTTGATCTTCTACGCTGGCAACGCGGGCGTATTCAAGGGCCGCGTAGATGCCAACGACCGGTTGGTAGTAGTAGGCCAGTCGGGCGCTTTTGCGGGCCGCACGGGCATCATCAATGGCCGCCCAACCACCCAAATGGCATTTGAGGGCAAGGGCCTGCTCGACAACCGGGTAAGCGACGGCGACTGCGACTTAGTGGTGCAGGCCCAGATGACGGCCGCCATCAACCGCCACGTAGTAGACGTGACCACCCCCACCCCCGGCCAGCAGAACTGGTACGATGCCAGCAAGTATTACCAGGCCGGCCCGGCCAACTACTACGCCCGTTTCTGGCACCTGCCCGGCATCAGCGTAGACAACCTCTCCTATGGGTTTGCTTATGACGACGTAAACGACCAGTCGGCCACGTTGCAAACGCCACGGCCCACCAAAGTCATTGCTACTTTTGGCGGGTACGCCGGCAGCACGCCGCCCCCGGCCACGGGTGTGAGCACCATGTACAAAGACTGCAACTACACCGGCACGGCCGTAAATCTGCCCGTGGGCGACTACAACCTGGCGGCGCTACAGAGCCGCGGCATCCTCAACGACGACATTTCCTCGCTTAAGGTGAATACCGGCTACGAAGTGGTGCTGTATGAAAACGACAACTTCACTGGGGGCACGCTCACGGTGGGCAGCGCTGGCAACACCTGCCTAGTAAATAACCCACTGGGCACCGGCAACTGGAACGACAAGGCAACCTCCTTGCGGGTACGTACCGCTACCACCAGCACCACATTTAGCCTGCTGCTCCAGGCTGAAGCCGCCAACGTGAACAGCGGCATGACCGTGGAGGCCTGCTCCGATGCGGGTGGCGGCCAAAATATGGGCTACGTAGATGCCGGTGACTACTTGGTGTTCAATGGTATCAACTTCCCCACCTCGGGCACTTACACTATTGAGTACCGCGTAGCCAGCGGGGCCAGCGGGGGCACTGTCTCCTCCGACCTGAATGCCGGCGCTATTCAGCTGGGTAGCACTGCCATTCCGGCCACCGGCGGCTGGCAGACCTGGACTACCGTTTCCCGGACGGTGACCATCAACGCGGGCACCTACAACTTTGGCATCTATGCTCAAACCGGCGGCTGGAACATCAACTGGATTCGGATTACGAAATCTAACACCGCTGCCCGCACCACGCTGGCCACCACCGATGCCCGCAGCCTAGACGCCGCGCAACTCTACCCCAACCCAGCAACCGACCGCGTGCAGCTAAGTGGCCTAGACGGGCAGCTTGCGGGTAGCCGCTACCGCATTCTGGATGTGCGCGGTAAAACTGTGGCCGAAGGGGCCTTCGACCAAGGTGCCGCACCGGTGCAGAAGCTCACCAGCGGCATGTATCTGCTGCAGGTAAGCACCCAAGACCAGCGCGTAGTTACCAGGCGCTTCACCAAATAGGTTTCTCTACACCCAATAGGCAAAAGGCCGCCCAGCGTTGGGCGGCCTTTTTTTGCGTAAATCACCGGCCTAGGCCACTCATTTTACGGTGGAGCTTGCTCGTTGTCGATAGTTCCTTGTTACTTGCCACTATGAACACCTCTCAGCAGTTAGCCGAAGTCCTGACCAGTCTGCGCGTAGGCAACCAGTCGTTTCTGGTGAACTTCTACGAGCAGAACCGCGGCCTATTTGCCCGTTGGGCCCGGCGGCAACACAACCTGGCCCCTGCCGCTGCCCACGAGCTGCTCCGGACGGTGCTGGTGGAGTTCTACGATCAGGTAGCAGACGGCCGCATGACCAAGCTCCCTCCTGATTTGCGGGCTTACCTATACGGCATGGCCGGAGAGCACCTTGCCGTAGCCGGCCGCACCACCACCGAGCTGCCCGTGGCTGAGGCCAGCCGCCGCCAATACCTGCTAGGCCTGTTCCGGCAGCTTAACACCGACTGCCAAAAGGTGCTGATGTACTTCTATTTCCGGGGCTACAACTTTGAGAAGGTAGCCGGCAAAATGGGCTTTGCCAACTCTACGGTGGCCCGCATCCAGAAAGCCGGGTGCCTGCGCCAGCTCTATGAGCTGCGCCTGCGCAGCGAAAGCACTGGCTTGTAGCGGGCGGCTGCCAGCTTCTGCGTAGCTTAGCCCCTGGTTCCATTATCCTCCGCGCCCCGCTGGCCTGGCCCGCGGCTTACTTGTATCCCTGGTTTTAGCATGGCCCCGTCTGCCCCCGATCTGCGCCCCTACCTGGAAGAGCTGGAACGCTTTGCCGATGGGCAGATGACCATTGCTGAGCAGGAAGCCTTTGAGCTGCGCCTGGAGCAGGATGCAGTATTGGCACAAGCCTTCCTCACCTACGAGCAGCTAACCGCCGATTTACGCTGGGTAGCGGGCCACGAAACCCTGCGCCTACGCTTAGAGTCTCTGGACCGCCGCCTCAATCAGCGCCAGCAAGCCCTGACCCGCATTAAGCAGCAGCAGCGCAAAACTCAAAAACGCTGGGGCCTACTGGCCAGTTTGGTGGCCGTGGCCGCGCTGGCACTGTGGTTGCTGCTTCGCCCCAACAACTCTTCCCTGGAAGAGGCCTGGGCTCAGTATTATGTACCCGATGAGGGCCTACCCGCGGCGGTTATCAACGAGGAGCGGCGCCCGCTCCTGGCCGAAGCCATGCGCGAATACAAAGAAGGGCACTACCCTACGGCCCTGTTCACGCTACGCCGCGTGCCTACTACTAACCTCGGCCAGGACACCCTGCTGTATTACACCGGCATCTTTCTGCTGAGCCAGTGCCGCCAGGAAGCCGAGAAAGCTCAGGATGCCCAAACATTTCTGCGCAAAGTAAGTCAACAGCCGGGCTCGGTGCTGGCGCCAAAGGCCCGGTATCACTTGGGTATGTCATACTGGTTTACGCAGCAACCGGAGCAGGCCCGCACCACCCTACAAACCGTGGCCGACGATGCTGGCAACCCGTACCAACAAGCCGCTCAGCGCCTCCTGCAAACCGACCAACTATCCCGCTAGCGCTTTGCTATTTCATACGGCTCCTCCATATTGGGCTGTAGGGTTAACGCAAACGTATCGAGATTAAGCGCGGCCAGGTGGCTAAGCTCAGGGTTGTGACGGTACACGCAACCCGTATCCAGCCCAATGGCCTGGGCATGGCCTTCCGCCCGCTGCTGCACTGTGCTAGTGGGGGTTGGCACGTGGCCATGCAGCAGCCGCTTACCGCCCAGCCGGGAGGCATCCATCACAAACTCTTTGGTATTGAGCATGGTGTGCCAGTCACGGCGCATTTCTGCGGGGGGCAATCGGAAATTGAAACCGGCGTGCACCAGCACAAAATCAGGCAGTTCAAATTGGTAGGGCAAATCATCGAGCCAGCAGAGGTAAGGCGCCGGAATATCCTCTACCCGGCTCACGCCAAAGCTCTGCAGCGTCAGGGCCCGGTCGTCGGCTGAGGCCCAGGTGAGGTGCTCCAGGCCGCGGGCTGCATCCAGCAGCTCCTGGTCGTGGTTGCCGCGCAGGCACACCACCTGGTACCCCCGGTCAGGGAGCCGCATAAGGTAGTCGAGCACGCCACGGCTGTCGGGGCCTTTGTTCACGTAGTCGCCCAGCACATAAAGCTCATCCTGGGGTGTGAGCTTAAGCTTCTCCTCAACTAAATGACGGAAGGAAAGCAGACAGCCATGAATATCGGTGGTGGCGTAGCGGGCCATAAAAGTAGTGGTGATGACACAAACAAGGATTCTTATTAAATAGTAAAAGCACCTGCTTTTAATGGCAGGTGCTTTTGCTGACTAGTGTGTGCGAGCTCAATGGCGCTAGGCCACTTTGCAGTGCAAGGCATTGCTGCCAACGCGTTTGCTTAGCTATAGGCCGGCTTATCCAGGTCGGGCTTATCAAGGTTACGGTTGGGGTGGCGCAGGCCGGCATCCAGGGCTTCCTGCTCCAAGCGGTCCTCCGTTTGCTGATCGAGGTCGTTTACGGGCAGGTCGCCGGCGCCTTTAGGCTGCTCCGACTGCGTGGGGCTGCCGTGGTTTTCCTTTGACTGCTGGTTGGTGTTATTGGTGTGGTCAGACATAGGTTTCGGGCTTTGAAGTTTGTTTTCAAACGAAAAGTAAGGCTGGTGTGCACCAGCCCCTGGGCTACTACTGATCAATGGCCGTATCCGTGGCGTTGCGGTCGGTTAGGTCGGCGTTAGTGCCCCGGCGAGCGAGTTCGTCGTTGTTGGGCTGGCGCTGCTCCATTTGGCCCATACCCACGCGGGAGTTGGGGTTACGCATCTCGTCTTTACCGGGCCGGTCATCATCGGCATCCAACTCGTCTACGGGGCGGCGGGGCTGCAAGTCGGGGTCACGGTCTTGTGGCATGTCCTGGTTGGGCAAGTCCTCGCGGCCTTCCTCGTTGCTGCGCATGTTATCCTTGGGCCGCTGGGCGTCATCGGTGTTTTCATTCACCGCTACGGCAGTTATGCCTGATTCGCTATCGGTACCGTAGCCTTCTTTGCCGTCGCGGTTGCCAAAACCACCGCGGGCCGATTCGTTCTTAGGTGGGTCTGCGCCTGGAATGATATGTCCGGCAGCTAATTCCTGGTCCGTGGTGTCATCATTAATGACACGAACCGGACGCTTATTGGGGTCAATGGCCATAATAGTAGTCTAAAGCTGGGAGTGGGAGGTAGTACAATAGAATGTACTGTGGTTTGGGAGTTTGGGTTTAGCTGAGCTACTGGTAGCACAGTATAAAATTCTTGCCCTCTGCCCCTTAGCTTGTTCCACTATCTTCTTGGCCCAGCCGTTTCAGCCTTATCCCACACATAAAAGCCCGAAAGCCGCTCCGCAAACTCATTGCCTGAAAAGACAACGGGAATTGCAGAGCGGCTTCCGGGCTTTTTAGCAGCGGCGCAGTGGCCTGGCTACTCGTAGGCCAGTTAAGCAGGCATTTTATATACTACGGCATTGATGTTCATGCCGGCACCCACGGAAGCAAACACCAGCGTATCGCCGTCGTTGATTTCGTGGTTGTCCATTTTATCGTTCAGCATCAGGTCAAGCAGCGTGGGTAGGGTAGCCACTGAGGAGTTACCCAGCCACGAAATGGTCATGGGCATCACGTCCTGCGGCACCGCCTGTATGTCGTAGAGGCTGTAGAGGCGCTTGAGAATAGCCTCATCCATCTTACCGTTGGCCTGATGAATCAGGATTTTATGCACCTCAGCGAGGGGCACCTGCGCTTTCTCGAGGCAAGCCTTGATGGCCTGGGGCACAGTTTTGAGGGCATATTCGTAGAGCTTGCGACCATCCATTTTCAGGAACTGGTCGGTGCCGGCGTACTCGGCGTTGTAGGAGGAGCCCATGCGCAACAAGTGGGCTGCCCGCTCGGTATCAGAGCGGGTAGTATGCGTGATGATGCC from Hymenobacter taeanensis encodes:
- a CDS encoding tetratricopeptide repeat protein; the encoded protein is MAPSAPDLRPYLEELERFADGQMTIAEQEAFELRLEQDAVLAQAFLTYEQLTADLRWVAGHETLRLRLESLDRRLNQRQQALTRIKQQQRKTQKRWGLLASLVAVAALALWLLLRPNNSSLEEAWAQYYVPDEGLPAAVINEERRPLLAEAMREYKEGHYPTALFTLRRVPTTNLGQDTLLYYTGIFLLSQCRQEAEKAQDAQTFLRKVSQQPGSVLAPKARYHLGMSYWFTQQPEQARTTLQTVADDAGNPYQQAAQRLLQTDQLSR
- the tatC gene encoding twin-arginine translocase subunit TatC codes for the protein MNTEQPVRGDQHEMSFIDHLEALRWHIIRAAIAVVAFATAAFFSKEFLFHDLILGPSRPDFWTYRMSCKFAAWLGAPNVCIDKIGFVIQNREMSGQLTMHISTSFIVGLVLGFPYLFWELWRFIKPGLYPHERQNSQGAVFFVSLLFAMGLLFGYYIAAPMSIQFLAGYVVDPTIENQIDMQSYLSTLTTMSVACAFVFELPMIVFFLAKAGLITPEIMQVYRKHAIVVVLVIAAIITPPEVTSQIIVTIPIVLLYELSINIARVVTRNRTASLNAQLAENQGVA
- a CDS encoding sigma-70 family RNA polymerase sigma factor translates to MNTSQQLAEVLTSLRVGNQSFLVNFYEQNRGLFARWARRQHNLAPAAAHELLRTVLVEFYDQVADGRMTKLPPDLRAYLYGMAGEHLAVAGRTTTELPVAEASRRQYLLGLFRQLNTDCQKVLMYFYFRGYNFEKVAGKMGFANSTVARIQKAGCLRQLYELRLRSESTGL
- a CDS encoding metallophosphoesterase family protein, which gives rise to MARYATTDIHGCLLSFRHLVEEKLKLTPQDELYVLGDYVNKGPDSRGVLDYLMRLPDRGYQVVCLRGNHDQELLDAARGLEHLTWASADDRALTLQSFGVSRVEDIPAPYLCWLDDLPYQFELPDFVLVHAGFNFRLPPAEMRRDWHTMLNTKEFVMDASRLGGKRLLHGHVPTPTSTVQQRAEGHAQAIGLDTGCVYRHNPELSHLAALNLDTFALTLQPNMEEPYEIAKR
- the glyA gene encoding serine hydroxymethyltransferase is translated as METQATTLAQDTAIFDLIQKEKERQTHGIELIASENYVSEQVMRAQGSILTNKYAEGLPGKRYYGGCEIVDQIEQLAIDRAKELFGVEWVNVQPHSGAQANAAVMLAVLNPGDKILGFDLSHGGHLTHGSPVNFSGKLYKPSFYGVEPETGLIDWEKVKETARREQPKLIICGASAYSRDWDYKALREAADEVGALLLADISHPSGLIAKGLLNNPFDHCHIVTTTTHKTLRGPRGGLILLGKDFENPFGIKTPKGEIRMMSSLLDGAVFPGTQGGPLEHVIGAKAVAFGEALSDAYTEYTHQVIKNAQALAGAFVERGYQIISGGTDNHLMLIDLRSKGLTGKLAENTLIKADITINKNMVPFDDKSPFVTSGMRIGSAAVTTRGLREPDMVRIVDFIDEVLTHNADDARISQVRGQVQEWMQQYPLFA
- a CDS encoding beta-1,3-glucanase family protein, coding for MKKRTLLALLTLLVGVLSPLVTWAQGSIPFTIANNSPYADNTLYVAIVGIDPAGNHVWINAQNGQVLPMSSSYNTALGPTYNGNTGPGGNSRYAACFTRLSDIPNKTFTLPYIAGCRVFISQGQQLYLYFFGASGAPSGYAAPNPQNPNDPNRDIKYEFIELTNNASGFFGNTTRVDAFRYPMGLELFGSGYQKRTGELKTAADIVAAYKANVPTEFQGNVNNTTGEITFPSKTAAFQDGSNGTVAGPYGQYFKSYIDAIWNKYKSTDLIFYAGNAGVFKGRVDANDRLVVVGQSGAFAGRTGIINGRPTTQMAFEGKGLLDNRVSDGDCDLVVQAQMTAAINRHVVDVTTPTPGQQNWYDASKYYQAGPANYYARFWHLPGISVDNLSYGFAYDDVNDQSATLQTPRPTKVIATFGGYAGSTPPPATGVSTMYKDCNYTGTAVNLPVGDYNLAALQSRGILNDDISSLKVNTGYEVVLYENDNFTGGTLTVGSAGNTCLVNNPLGTGNWNDKATSLRVRTATTSTTFSLLLQAEAANVNSGMTVEACSDAGGGQNMGYVDAGDYLVFNGINFPTSGTYTIEYRVASGASGGTVSSDLNAGAIQLGSTAIPATGGWQTWTTVSRTVTINAGTYNFGIYAQTGGWNINWIRITKSNTAARTTLATTDARSLDAAQLYPNPATDRVQLSGLDGQLAGSRYRILDVRGKTVAEGAFDQGAAPVQKLTSGMYLLQVSTQDQRVVTRRFTK